GTGCCAGCCTTTCCGGTTTGGGCGCTTCTACAGCGGGCAGCGTCTCCAATGTTGCTTTAGCTTGGTCCCTAAAACGTTCGACAAGCGCGCGGAGGTCCTCGCCAGGCTCTATCTCGAGCTCATCGCCGAGCCTCTTTGCAAAAGCTTTATAGACACGCGACATTTCATCGTACCGACCAGCAGCAGCCAAGCAGTGCAGGTAAGCGTGCACCACCTCTTCGTCTAAGGGGTCAACCTCGAGCAAGCGCCGGAGCAGAGGTAGCGCTTCTACGGGGTAACCGCCTGAGACCTCGGCCTGCCCAAAAAGGGCGCGCTGCCAGCCGCGTTTGCACCCTTCGCGCGCCCCCTCGAGCCAGGCACCGTACTCGCCCGCACCCTCACCCTCGAGACCCTCAAGAAGCGGACCGCGGTAGTGACTCGAGGCCGCCAGCCAGTCGCGGCGCTCTACGGCGTCTTGCCAAGCTTGTACGTCGGTGGAGACCAGCCAGCGTAGCGACTCGCCTTCGGCCTCGATCCCGCTCACCTTTTGGCGCGCCCGGTGGAGCAGCTTGCGAAGGTTGCGCCGCGCCACGCTCTCCTCTTGGTCAGGCCAAAACAGGTAGATGACCTCGTCGCGCCTGACCCAACTCCCGCAGTAGGCCAGGTAGCCCAAAAACTGCGCCACCTGACCGGCGAGCAGGACCCGGGGCTGGTTATCCACCTGAACCTCGAGGCGACCCAGCAGACGCGCGAGGTGTGTTGCCATGTGAGCTATTGTAACGCTCCGCGCTTCTCTTCTGCGAGCTTATAGCCGTGCCCGTTATGCTCGACGTACTCGACCTGAGCGCAGGCCATCAAGAGCAGGCGGGTATCTGAGATGCCCGCCTGCCACTAGGCCCCGTACCCTAGGGGTTGGCCGCCTGCCAGACCTCGCGCACCGTGTCGTAGGCAACGCGCAGGGCGTTGTCGTTGTCGAGGTCGATGAGCGCCAAACCCGGCACGTCGCTCCGCTCGGCGAGCGTAAAGGGCTGGAAGAAGGTGAACTCGCCGTCCTCGCCCGCGACGGCGCTGCCGATGACCTCGCCGTCCACCATGAACTGGATCTCCTGGCCCTCGCTGGCGCCCTGGCCCTGCAGAGAGATGATCGAGGGAAAGCTGGTGTCCTCGACGACGACGTCGGGCTGGATGCCCGTCTCGGTGATGCTCTGGCGGTTGGGCGTGAGCCACTCGAAGGTCACGAAGGAGAGCTCGCCGCCGTCGGCTAAGGTTATAACGTTCTGACCGACGCCCTTGCCGAGGGTGGGCTCGCCGACGACGAGCGCCCGGCCGTTGTCCTGCAGGGCGCCCGCGACGATCTCGGAGGCCGAGGCCGAGTTCTGGTTGACGAGCACCACCATGGGCAGTTCAAAGGCCTGAGGGTCGGCCTGGGCCTCGCGGATGGTCACGCCCTGGGCGCGCCTGAAGACGATGTCGCCCGAGCTCAAGAACTCGTCCGCGACCAAGATGCCCTGATCCAAAAAGCCGCCGCCGTTGTTGCGCAGGTCGAGAATTAGGGAGGTAGCGCCCTGCGCCTGGAGCGCCTCGAGCTGGATCTGGAGCTGCTCGTAGACGCGCCGGTTGGCGAAGGTGTTGATGCTCAAGTAGCCGACCTCGTCCGGCAAGAGCGCCGACTCGACCGAGACGATCTGGATGGTCGCGCGGGTGATGGTGAAGGTGATCAGCTCTTCTTCGTTGGCCCGCCTCATGCCGATGGTCACCTCGGTGCCGCCGGGACCGCGGATCATGCTGACGATGTCGTTGATGTGGGTGCGCTCGACGTTGACGCCGTCGACCTCGGTGATGAGATCGCCGCGCTGGATGCCCGCCTCTGCGGCCGGACCGTCGCGGTAGACGTTGGTCACCGCCACGACGGTGCCGTCTTGACGGTTGCGGGCCTCGATGGTGACGCCGATGCCCTCAAAGGAGCCCAGGCGGTCCTGCTGGCTGCGCGCCGCCATCTCGGGGCTGGCGTAGTTGGTATAGGGGTCCTCGAGCGCCTCGATCATGCCGGTGATGGCGCCCTGGATGACCGCTTCGTTGTCGATGTCGGTGAGATAGTTCGAGCGCAGGGCATTATAGACCTGAATGAGCGAGCGTCCCGACGAGGAGTTCAAGAAGTCGTCGGAAAAGTCGCGTGAAAACTGCGCCTGGACCACGGCAAAGGTGAGCGCGAGCGCTACAAGCGTGCCGGCGAGGGCCTTATGCTTCATCTGGACATACCTCCACGAGATGGAAAAAGGGGTTCACTGCTTATAGTCTAGTATAGGAGGCTGAGAAAGGGGTGATGGTATGGCTCCCGACACCGCCCTTGGCCCCGCCCTGCGGTAATCTTGCCTGACCCGCATGACGCGCATAGACATTTCTACCACGATGACATACACTGGCCAAAAAGCGTAGCTGAGCTCGCACAGGCCCAGCCAGGCCCCGGAGCAAAAAGGAGCTAAGAGCATATGTTACTCAGTGTGGGCGAAAAGATACACATCGTTACCCGCCTCCTCTTCGAGAACGATGTCCGGCGTCACTTTGTAGGTGAGGTGGAGGCCGCGACGGAGAGTATCGCGCGGATAAGAGGCTACGCGTTTGTATTCGAGTTCGATTCGAACATGTATCGCTTTGTCAGACGGCCTGAGTTGCGCGTCAGGCTCGTTTCTTTGGCGGACGGCAACAACGTCATCAACATAATTCCCCGGGAGGTTGATCTTGAAGACCTGCAATATGATAGCTCACCGGGCAAGACCAAGCATGTGGTGATTACCGATGGCAAGTCGTTTAGCCTGGATGTCCACGAGTTTAGCCGCAAGCTCTGAGCAAGCCTGGACTCCTGCTACAGCCCATTGCACAGTAAGCGATGCTAGTGCAAGCTCGGCAATGGCCTATTTGGTTGATTTACCTGATGGAACGCAAGGACGGAATGTAAGGGCAATCATGGGCGTCACCGCCGTCATTACGGCGGGCGGAAGCTCGCGGCGGCTGGGCCGCGACAAGGGCGCGGAAAGCGTCGGCGGACAGCCCCTGATCGCGCGGGTCGCCAGCAGCCTCGAGCCCTTTGAAGTACGCCTGCTCCTCTGCCCCGACGACCGCTACGCCTCTCTCGGCTGGCCTCGAGCCGAAGACCGCCTGCCCGGCCGGGGGCCGCTCGGTGGCCTCGCCACGGCCCTTGCGATCGCTGGCACGCCCTGGCTGGCCTTCAGCGCCGCCGACCTGCCCTATCTCACGCCAAGCTACTGGCGCCTGCTCGCGGGCGCGCGCTGCGAAGGCGCGTCCGCCGTCGTTGCAGAGGACGCCGGCGGTCGGCTCCAACCCCTGGCGGCGCTCTATCACCAGAACGCCGCCGCCGAGGTGGCGCACAGGCTGGAAGCAGGCCAGCTGGCCATGCACGGCCTCCTGAAGGCTCTGCCCACGGTGACGCTGCCCTGGTCCGCGCTGGCAGGGAGCTTTGGCGAGGCGCTCTTTCACAACGTCAACAGCGAAGCCGATCTCGAGGCCGCGCGGCGCCTTCTCGGTCCCTGAGCCACTGCTAAGCCGGCCTACCCGGCCAACCGGGCCGGGCGTTTATACTGGTGTTCGATGACGGTAATTCGATGACGGTAAACCTTTCTTCAGACGCACGAGACCTCGGCGGGGCGACCGGTGCCTGACTCCAGCCTCACGCCCGCCGAAGCCCAGCGCGAATCCCGCCACTGGCGCGACGCGGTCGCCGCCGGCCAGCCCGCGGAGGCGATCAAGAGGTACCTCGAGGAGGACGCGCCCGACGAGGCCACCGAGGAGAGCCTGCGGGCCCTGGCGGACCTGCAGCGGGAGTTGCGGGGCAAGCGCTTCGGCCGCGCGCGGCAGGCACTCGCGCGCGTGGAGCAGGCCGATCTCGCCGAGGTGGGGGTCGACGTGGCGAGGCTGCACGAGGAGCTCGAGCTCCTGGAGAAGAGCGCCCAGGAGCTCGACCGCTTCGAGCCGGAGACCGCCCTGGAACTCCTGGACGGCCTGCGCCAGGAGCTCCTGCAGGCCGAGGCCGAGACCCAGCGCGGCACCGCCTACGTCTTCAAGGCCGAGAACGAACGCGCCCGCGCGCACTTCGACCGGGCGCTCAGCCTCGACGGCCGCCACTACCGGGCCATCACCAACCGCGGCAACTTGGCGCTCGAGGAGGGCCGCCTTGATGAGGCCATCGCCTCCTACGAGGAGGCGCTCAAGGTCAACGCCGAGTTCGCCAACGCCCTTCACAACCTGGGCGTGGCCTACCGCCGCAAGGGCGAGATGGGCAAGAGCGTCGAGAAGATCAAGGCCGCGCAGCGCCTGGGCCGCCAGCGCGACATGGAGGAGGCGCGCGCCAAGTTGTCGAGCAGCCGCTCCTCGCGGAGCTGGTTGCGCTGGGCGCTCTGGGGCGCCGCCGCTGCCGGCATCTACCTCGTGCTGCGCGCCCAGGGGCTGGTCTGATGGAGCTGGTCTGATGGATCCGCAAAGGGCTGCGCTCAAGCCCAGCGCGCAGCGCGTCCAGGACGCTTTGGACGCCCGTGGGACGGGGCTGGTGGTGAGGGAACTACCAAGCAGCACCCGCAGCGCCGCCGAGGCCGCCCAGGCCGTCGGCTGCAGCGTCGGCCAGATCGTCAAGTCGCTGATCTTTCGCGGCCAGGCCACGAGCCAGGCGGTCCTGGTGATCGCCAGCGGCGCGAACAGGGTGGACCTGGGCAAGGTCACCCGCTTCGCCTGCGAGCCCCTCGAG
This region of Deinococcota bacterium genomic DNA includes:
- a CDS encoding molybdenum cofactor guanylyltransferase — protein: MGVTAVITAGGSSRRLGRDKGAESVGGQPLIARVASSLEPFEVRLLLCPDDRYASLGWPRAEDRLPGRGPLGGLATALAIAGTPWLAFSAADLPYLTPSYWRLLAGARCEGASAVVAEDAGGRLQPLAALYHQNAAAEVAHRLEAGQLAMHGLLKALPTVTLPWSALAGSFGEALFHNVNSEADLEAARRLLGP
- a CDS encoding YbaK/EbsC family protein; this encodes MDPQRAALKPSAQRVQDALDARGTGLVVRELPSSTRSAAEAAQAVGCSVGQIVKSLIFRGQATSQAVLVIASGANRVDLGKVTRFACEPLEKADAGFVRDKTGFAIGGVPPAFHKAPMLTLIDEQLLAFEEVWAAAGTPNAVFRLSPAELLSLTGGVTLDLAQGA
- a CDS encoding tetratricopeptide repeat protein — its product is MPDSSLTPAEAQRESRHWRDAVAAGQPAEAIKRYLEEDAPDEATEESLRALADLQRELRGKRFGRARQALARVEQADLAEVGVDVARLHEELELLEKSAQELDRFEPETALELLDGLRQELLQAEAETQRGTAYVFKAENERARAHFDRALSLDGRHYRAITNRGNLALEEGRLDEAIASYEEALKVNAEFANALHNLGVAYRRKGEMGKSVEKIKAAQRLGRQRDMEEARAKLSSSRSSRSWLRWALWGAAAAGIYLVLRAQGLV
- a CDS encoding S41 family peptidase, with translation MKHKALAGTLVALALTFAVVQAQFSRDFSDDFLNSSSGRSLIQVYNALRSNYLTDIDNEAVIQGAITGMIEALEDPYTNYASPEMAARSQQDRLGSFEGIGVTIEARNRQDGTVVAVTNVYRDGPAAEAGIQRGDLITEVDGVNVERTHINDIVSMIRGPGGTEVTIGMRRANEEELITFTITRATIQIVSVESALLPDEVGYLSINTFANRRVYEQLQIQLEALQAQGATSLILDLRNNGGGFLDQGILVADEFLSSGDIVFRRAQGVTIREAQADPQAFELPMVVLVNQNSASASEIVAGALQDNGRALVVGEPTLGKGVGQNVITLADGGELSFVTFEWLTPNRQSITETGIQPDVVVEDTSFPSIISLQGQGASEGQEIQFMVDGEVIGSAVAGEDGEFTFFQPFTLAERSDVPGLALIDLDNDNALRVAYDTVREVWQAANP